A genomic stretch from Enterobacter oligotrophicus includes:
- a CDS encoding NAD(P)/FAD-dependent oxidoreductase, translated as MERFDAVVIGAGAAGMFCAAMAGQAGRRVLLLDNGKKPGRKILMSGGGRCNFTNLYVEPAAYLSQNRHFCKSALARYTQWDFIELVGKHGIAWHEKTLGQLFCDDSAQQIVDMLVAECEKGGVVMRLRTEVLDVARDEQGYTLQLNGESVSAGNLVIASGGLSMPGLGASPFGYKIAEQFGLKVLPTRAGLVPFTLHKPLLEQLQTLSGVSVPSVITAEDGTVFRENLLFTHRGLSGPAVLQISSYWQPGEFVTVNLVPDCDLGAFLNEQRTAHPNQSLKNTLAMQLPKRLVECLQVLGQIPDVALKQLNSREQETLVETLTNWRVQPNGTEGYRTAEVTLGGVDTHELSSRTMEARNVPGLYFIGEVMDVTGWLGGYNFQWAWASAWACAQALAEKNG; from the coding sequence GTGGAAAGGTTTGATGCCGTGGTAATTGGTGCCGGTGCGGCGGGTATGTTTTGTGCGGCAATGGCCGGACAAGCGGGTCGCCGTGTGCTGCTGCTGGATAACGGTAAAAAGCCTGGCCGCAAGATCCTGATGTCCGGTGGCGGGCGCTGTAACTTCACTAATCTCTATGTCGAACCTGCGGCCTATTTGAGCCAAAATCGTCATTTTTGCAAATCGGCGCTGGCACGCTATACCCAGTGGGATTTTATTGAGCTGGTGGGCAAGCACGGCATCGCGTGGCATGAAAAGACGCTGGGACAGCTGTTCTGCGACGACTCCGCGCAGCAGATTGTCGATATGCTGGTGGCTGAGTGCGAGAAGGGCGGCGTGGTGATGCGCCTGCGCACGGAAGTGCTGGACGTGGCGCGCGACGAACAGGGCTACACGCTGCAGCTCAACGGTGAAAGCGTCAGCGCCGGAAACCTGGTGATCGCCAGCGGCGGCCTGTCGATGCCAGGGCTGGGCGCTTCCCCGTTCGGCTATAAGATTGCTGAGCAGTTCGGCCTGAAGGTGCTGCCGACGCGCGCAGGGCTGGTGCCGTTCACGCTGCATAAACCTCTGCTGGAACAATTACAGACGCTTTCTGGCGTTTCTGTTCCATCAGTCATTACCGCCGAAGACGGTACGGTGTTCCGCGAAAATCTGCTGTTCACCCATCGCGGGCTCTCCGGCCCGGCGGTGCTGCAAATTTCCAGCTACTGGCAGCCGGGCGAGTTTGTGACGGTGAATCTGGTGCCGGACTGCGATCTCGGCGCATTCCTCAATGAGCAACGCACCGCGCACCCGAATCAGAGCCTGAAGAACACTCTGGCGATGCAGCTACCGAAACGTCTGGTGGAGTGCCTGCAGGTGTTAGGGCAGATCCCGGACGTCGCGCTTAAGCAGTTGAACAGCCGCGAACAGGAAACGCTGGTCGAGACGCTGACGAACTGGCGCGTCCAGCCAAACGGGACAGAAGGCTACCGGACGGCGGAAGTTACGCTCGGCGGTGTGGATACTCATGAGCTTTCATCACGCACCATGGAAGCGCGTAACGTGCCGGGGCTCTATTTTATCGGCGAAGTGATGGATGTTACCGGCTGGCTGGGTGGGTATAACTTCCAGTGGGCATGGGCGAGTGCCTGGGCGTGTGCGCAGGCGCTTGCCGAAAAGAACGGTTAA